In the Corynebacterium kroppenstedtii genome, one interval contains:
- a CDS encoding ABC transporter permease, translating into MTAHVRIVGRIVLRYVVSLWAASVIIFMIMRLIPGDPAEVSLGETATPQAIESMKHTLGTDQPLINQYFSWITGMLHGQFGVSYSSGTDIGPILMDRTAVSLILVLTSMVLAIVLAVPLGTWAAMRNHKPDGTALSVLSHVGIAIPSFLAGILLISLFAVHWSILPANGWVPPDQSFTGFLRRLILPCCALAFIQAAILTRYVRSAVLEVLHQEYIRTARSTGLSTLHALVVHGARNAAEPIVAVIGVNMATLVVGAVLIEQVFVIPGLGSYVLDAVNSRDMITVQSCVMMLVTITLTVTLAADAVAALIDPRMSRSRLV; encoded by the coding sequence ATGACAGCTCACGTACGCATCGTAGGCAGGATTGTTCTGCGCTATGTCGTGTCTTTGTGGGCCGCGTCGGTCATCATTTTCATGATCATGCGGTTAATTCCGGGTGATCCCGCAGAAGTTTCCCTGGGCGAGACCGCAACGCCACAAGCCATCGAGTCGATGAAGCACACGCTGGGAACTGATCAACCGCTTATCAACCAGTATTTTTCGTGGATTACCGGGATGCTGCATGGGCAATTCGGGGTCTCCTACTCTAGTGGCACAGATATCGGACCAATACTGATGGACCGGACGGCGGTTAGCCTCATTCTGGTGTTGACCAGTATGGTTCTTGCCATTGTGCTCGCCGTGCCCCTGGGCACCTGGGCGGCCATGCGTAACCACAAACCGGACGGCACTGCCCTATCCGTACTGTCACACGTTGGTATCGCGATTCCAAGTTTCTTGGCCGGTATCCTGTTGATCTCGCTTTTTGCCGTTCATTGGAGCATTCTCCCTGCTAATGGGTGGGTTCCTCCCGACCAGTCCTTCACCGGTTTCCTCCGACGGCTCATCCTTCCCTGTTGCGCATTGGCGTTCATTCAGGCCGCCATCCTGACGCGCTATGTTCGTTCAGCAGTGTTGGAGGTTCTCCACCAGGAATACATCCGTACTGCCCGGTCAACGGGCTTATCGACGCTTCACGCCCTCGTCGTCCATGGTGCGAGAAATGCAGCTGAGCCCATAGTGGCTGTCATTGGCGTCAACATGGCCACACTTGTCGTCGGAGCTGTGCTTATTGAGCAGGTTTTTGTCATCCCCGGATTAGGATCGTACGTCCTTGATGCGGTGAATAGCCGAGACATGATTACCGTCCAGAGCTGCGTCATGATGCTGGTCACCATTACACTGACCGTCACGCTAGCGGCCGATGCCGTAGCGGCGCTGATCGACCCCAGAATGTCGAGGTCACGCCTTGTCTAA
- the malQ gene encoding 4-alpha-glucanotransferase yields MTYSEKLRSLSAHCGVATSYTDYRGSHVDVADETLENTLHALGLSFSHDDAGIDAASEYFYTKEATRSLPPTVIGVEGEDVTFPVHVIDGEPVDVWVVTEDGGRYDCQQIEDLTPARHVDYPVNHAGEPLTGNKLDAGADGASAAAHASGAASYGQASFTVPKDLPLGWHTIYASSPTRGQAETTLIITPSRLSAADDLGAHPQAGLMAQLYSVRDSGAWGIGDFYTLGTLARHAAEQGSSFILANPLHAAEPAPPVEDSPYLPTTRRYINPIYIRPGAIPEAAHLPDDAAEALQERGRRHYPENTSSAYINRNPIYADKLLSLKDIYDVERSATRQHAFDTFVEHEGEGLTRFAQWCADQSEPWWREKLGHDSEDDSFPPRNYWVGFYQWLQWIVDEQLEAADVTARDSGMSLGLMADLAVGVHPGGSDAEALAPYLAPDCSVGAPPDGYNQMGQDWSQPPWHPWKLAEAGYRPWRDLLRTVLRHAGGIRVDHILGLFRLWWIHRPAPGEAADPRAGTYVNYDHAAMVGILALEAERVGAVVVGEDLGTFEPWVQDYLQSRGIMGTSILWFENDNDAPRHSENYRRLCLASVTTHDLPPTAGYLDGEHVTLRQKLGILTSDPKEEDANDLEWQNRVLDTVREHGDFDGTPADVSYEGLARDERPNSAAIIAGLHKFLAESPAALTCTSLVDIVHDRRVQNQPGTTADIYPNWRVPLCDDDGNAVVLEDLFRSDEWAQSYFHSRR; encoded by the coding sequence GTGACCTACTCAGAAAAACTCCGCTCCCTCAGCGCACACTGTGGCGTTGCAACGTCCTACACCGACTATCGCGGCTCCCACGTGGACGTCGCCGACGAAACACTCGAGAACACCCTGCACGCCCTTGGCCTGAGTTTTTCCCACGACGACGCCGGCATCGATGCAGCTAGCGAATACTTTTACACCAAAGAAGCCACCCGATCCCTTCCCCCCACTGTTATCGGAGTCGAAGGCGAGGACGTCACCTTCCCCGTTCACGTTATCGACGGCGAACCTGTGGACGTCTGGGTAGTCACCGAAGACGGGGGACGATACGACTGCCAGCAAATTGAGGATCTCACCCCCGCGAGGCACGTCGATTATCCCGTTAACCATGCTGGCGAACCACTTACGGGCAATAAACTCGACGCGGGCGCGGACGGGGCAAGCGCGGCCGCTCATGCTTCTGGCGCGGCGAGCTACGGGCAAGCGTCATTTACCGTCCCGAAAGACCTGCCACTGGGATGGCACACCATTTATGCCTCCTCCCCCACACGCGGCCAGGCAGAAACGACCCTCATTATTACGCCCTCCCGCCTCTCTGCCGCCGACGACCTCGGCGCTCATCCCCAAGCGGGTTTGATGGCGCAGCTCTATTCGGTCCGCGATTCCGGGGCCTGGGGAATCGGGGATTTCTACACCTTGGGTACACTCGCCCGCCATGCCGCAGAACAGGGGAGCTCGTTTATCCTGGCCAACCCACTTCACGCAGCGGAACCCGCGCCGCCGGTGGAGGATTCACCGTATCTTCCCACCACGCGTCGCTATATCAACCCGATCTATATTCGTCCCGGCGCGATCCCCGAGGCCGCCCACCTTCCCGACGATGCCGCCGAGGCACTGCAGGAACGGGGACGTCGTCATTACCCAGAGAACACCTCGTCGGCCTATATCAACCGGAACCCTATTTATGCCGACAAGTTGCTGAGCTTGAAAGACATTTACGACGTCGAACGGTCGGCGACGCGGCAACACGCGTTCGATACCTTTGTTGAGCATGAGGGCGAGGGCCTCACACGCTTTGCACAATGGTGCGCTGACCAGTCAGAACCGTGGTGGCGTGAGAAGCTCGGTCATGACAGTGAGGACGATTCGTTCCCGCCGCGCAACTATTGGGTCGGCTTTTACCAGTGGCTCCAGTGGATCGTCGATGAGCAGCTGGAAGCAGCCGACGTGACCGCTCGTGATAGCGGAATGAGCCTCGGGCTGATGGCTGATCTTGCGGTGGGAGTCCACCCGGGTGGATCAGATGCGGAAGCACTGGCCCCCTACCTAGCGCCGGATTGTTCGGTGGGAGCCCCGCCCGATGGGTATAACCAAATGGGTCAGGACTGGTCCCAACCCCCGTGGCACCCGTGGAAGCTAGCGGAAGCAGGGTATCGCCCATGGCGTGACCTGCTGCGCACTGTCCTCCGTCACGCCGGAGGCATCCGAGTTGACCACATCCTGGGGCTCTTCCGCCTGTGGTGGATACACCGCCCTGCACCTGGCGAAGCAGCTGATCCCCGCGCCGGGACGTACGTGAACTACGACCACGCGGCGATGGTGGGCATTCTTGCGCTGGAGGCGGAACGCGTAGGTGCCGTCGTTGTCGGTGAGGATCTCGGCACATTCGAGCCGTGGGTTCAAGACTATTTGCAATCGCGCGGCATCATGGGGACGTCGATTCTCTGGTTTGAAAATGACAACGATGCGCCGCGGCACTCCGAGAATTATCGACGCTTGTGCTTGGCGTCGGTGACGACTCACGATTTGCCCCCGACCGCCGGATACTTGGATGGCGAGCACGTGACGCTGCGTCAGAAGCTGGGAATTTTGACGTCGGATCCGAAAGAAGAGGATGCCAACGATCTGGAGTGGCAGAACCGCGTTCTCGACACGGTGCGCGAGCATGGTGATTTCGACGGAACTCCCGCCGACGTGTCCTACGAGGGGTTGGCGCGCGATGAACGGCCGAATTCGGCGGCCATTATTGCTGGGCTTCATAAATTCCTGGCGGAGTCGCCCGCTGCGCTGACCTGCACGAGTTTGGTCGACATTGTTCACGATCGGCGAGTACAGAACCAGCCGGGAACCACGGCGGATATCTATCCCAACTGGAGGGTTCCGTTGTGCGACGATGATGGGAATGCAGTGGTGCTGGAGGACCTATTTAGGTCCGATGAGTGGGCACAATCCTATTTCCACTCGCGGCGGTAG
- a CDS encoding squalene/phytoene synthase family protein → MTSEPPTEPSKDMTPLDDRAEHDRTGSTHAPTAESNHAPSPNDDARASLYASTAELYDRVAARLSSRLIHTYSTSFTLSTRLLGPRVRQDIHNLYGIVRVADEVVDGAAGGHGLSPEHIRDILNDYEQRVYEGWATGFSTDPIIHAFADTARSCDIKNNHLTAFFESMRADIPTSASPSTPASSLSSTQRSPQSTTVYDAAARDTYIYGSAEVIGLMCLSIFLRDETPSSADRHTMEQGARHLGAAFQKINFLRDYAADRDGLNRDYLAHGQPLNDETKDSFLTEIYRDLSIAHQAIPLLPTSSRLGVRAAYALFLRLAHALDHTSAQKVTSSRIRVGNATKILTTAQSVVAGETRRFRTRHHRGANF, encoded by the coding sequence ATGACTTCGGAGCCGCCTACCGAACCGTCGAAAGATATGACGCCCCTCGATGACCGTGCGGAACATGATCGCACGGGGAGCACCCACGCGCCCACCGCAGAGAGCAACCATGCGCCCAGCCCAAATGACGATGCTCGGGCTAGTCTCTACGCCTCCACGGCTGAACTCTACGATCGTGTGGCGGCACGCTTGTCTTCCCGGCTAATACACACATACTCAACGTCGTTCACGTTATCGACGCGCCTCCTTGGCCCGCGAGTCCGGCAGGATATCCACAATCTCTACGGAATTGTCCGCGTGGCCGATGAGGTTGTCGACGGCGCAGCAGGCGGACACGGCCTGTCCCCAGAACACATTCGGGACATCCTCAACGATTATGAACAACGTGTTTACGAAGGCTGGGCCACCGGGTTTTCGACCGATCCGATCATTCACGCGTTTGCCGACACAGCGCGGTCATGCGACATCAAAAATAACCATCTCACGGCCTTTTTCGAATCAATGCGTGCTGATATTCCCACGTCTGCTTCCCCATCTACCCCGGCATCGTCGCTCTCCAGCACCCAGCGCTCACCACAGTCCACGACGGTGTACGATGCCGCAGCCCGAGACACATACATTTATGGTTCGGCGGAAGTCATTGGCCTCATGTGCCTGTCAATTTTCTTGCGCGACGAAACACCGTCGTCCGCCGACCGTCACACGATGGAACAGGGTGCTCGCCATCTCGGAGCAGCCTTTCAAAAAATCAATTTTCTTCGGGATTACGCGGCGGATCGTGACGGCCTGAATCGCGATTACCTCGCGCATGGGCAGCCACTCAATGACGAGACCAAAGATTCTTTCCTAACTGAGATATATCGCGATTTATCTATCGCTCACCAGGCTATTCCTCTCCTCCCCACGAGCTCACGTCTCGGGGTACGCGCTGCATATGCTCTCTTTTTGAGGCTTGCTCATGCTCTGGACCATACATCGGCTCAGAAAGTGACCTCTTCCAGAATCCGCGTGGGAAATGCCACCAAAATTCTTACGACGGCGCAGTCTGTGGTGGCCGGGGAGACCCGCCGCTTCCGCACACGCCATCACCGCGGTGCCAATTTTTGA
- a CDS encoding MalY/PatB family protein: MPGHQFSTLSIEELRARGTTKWTHFPPDVLPVWIAESDFDTCPAVIDAVNAGVRRQYFGYPPELPELGEALSSWCHDAYGWDVDPTTIAGVPDVVRGLRLAITHFTDPGSPIVIPIPAYMPFFALLEVCDRPGVFVPMIQDTATSRWVFDLDGLERAFANGAGSMILCNPHNPLGTAFTADELRAVTDLAARYDVRVFSDEIHGPLVYDRPHIPTASVSETAARVTITATATSKGWNTAGLKCAQLIFTNSADKYVWDTRINFLDKEGVSTLGQLAAIGAYRDGREWLREEIDYLRDNKNLLVEALNRIPNVRTTNPEATFLLWVDMTDVVIPAVPDESRNGEDNDTADKGITFGDSIRRGGLNPEQWLVKHAKLAPNDGAAFAAPPAESAQGNTAQGNGNESQSLPHGFGCIRINFATSRDICEMIATTLTQLFGSTENPNGTRRHTTLTGAPEAH, encoded by the coding sequence ATGCCTGGCCACCAATTTTCCACCCTCTCGATAGAGGAACTGCGTGCCCGCGGAACGACGAAGTGGACTCATTTTCCTCCCGACGTGCTGCCCGTCTGGATCGCGGAATCCGACTTCGATACCTGCCCGGCCGTGATCGACGCGGTTAACGCGGGTGTTCGTCGGCAATATTTCGGTTATCCACCCGAACTCCCTGAGCTCGGGGAAGCCCTCAGTTCGTGGTGCCACGACGCATATGGGTGGGACGTTGACCCGACTACCATCGCAGGCGTGCCCGACGTGGTTCGAGGTCTTCGGCTGGCCATCACGCACTTCACGGATCCTGGCAGCCCCATCGTCATCCCTATCCCCGCATATATGCCGTTTTTCGCGCTGCTGGAGGTATGCGACCGGCCTGGAGTGTTCGTCCCCATGATCCAGGACACCGCGACCAGCCGGTGGGTATTCGACCTCGACGGTCTGGAGCGGGCATTCGCCAATGGTGCTGGCAGCATGATCCTGTGCAACCCGCACAACCCCTTGGGGACCGCTTTTACTGCCGACGAACTTCGCGCGGTGACCGATCTCGCAGCCCGCTATGACGTGCGCGTTTTCTCCGACGAAATCCACGGGCCACTGGTTTATGACCGCCCGCATATCCCGACGGCGAGCGTGTCCGAGACCGCTGCCCGCGTGACGATCACGGCCACGGCTACCTCAAAGGGGTGGAACACGGCCGGCTTGAAATGCGCGCAACTGATTTTCACGAATTCCGCCGACAAATATGTGTGGGATACGCGCATTAACTTCCTGGATAAGGAGGGGGTATCGACGCTCGGCCAGCTGGCAGCGATCGGAGCGTACAGGGATGGCCGGGAATGGCTCCGGGAGGAAATTGATTACCTCCGCGACAACAAGAACCTTCTTGTTGAGGCTCTCAACCGGATTCCGAATGTGCGCACTACTAACCCAGAAGCGACGTTCTTGCTGTGGGTGGACATGACCGATGTGGTCATTCCCGCTGTGCCGGATGAATCTCGGAATGGCGAGGACAACGACACCGCCGACAAGGGAATAACGTTCGGCGACAGTATCCGCCGTGGCGGTCTCAACCCCGAACAATGGCTGGTCAAACACGCGAAGTTAGCACCTAATGACGGTGCTGCTTTCGCTGCACCTCCCGCCGAGTCCGCGCAGGGGAACACGGCACAGGGGAACGGCAACGAATCCCAATCGCTCCCCCACGGATTCGGATGCATTCGGATCAATTTCGCAACCTCGCGCGACATCTGTGAAATGATTGCCACTACGTTGACCCAGCTCTTCGGCTCCACCGAGAATCCGAATGGCACACGACGCCACACCACACTAACCGGTGCCCCAGAGGCTCACTAA
- a CDS encoding dipeptide ABC transporter ATP-binding protein: MFVVGAAIVSLVVLVALISLIWTPYGPQEANPASALQPPSWDHWMGTDRYGRDTLSRIMVGSQISLEVSVLAVAIGAGVGVPLGILAAVRGGWLDSFIMRLSDLALAFPALLLAIIAGSVVGVGTSSEMVAIGIAFIPSFARVSRAGTRQVLSQDYILSARSAGMGWFSIAVRHIVRGITGLIIVQATVSVALAILAEAGLSFLGLGTPPPQASWGRMLQDAQVFLDSHAELALWPGLAIALTVLGFNLLGDGLRDILDPFSHRAMYDAPATSATREKPERGPETEEPSLHAAADGSSSAILQVKDLSLTTPRSADDGTGERRLVDSLSFSLEPGAKLGLIGESGSGKSLTALAIMGLLPDDVHPSGSIKLTGEDIIGATDSALSQCRSARMSMVFQEPMTALNPLMTVGKQIERACRAGTRQAGHMGRNHLPRGNNRRQREARVRDLLDSVGLPKRAYHSYPFELSGGQRQRVLIAMAFANDPELLICDEPTTALDVTVQRSILMLINRLVRDNNTALLFITHDLTVVANMCDNILVLKDGVPREYGTTEHILQRPRDAYTAMLVQNAHVHDVRDAHKEHVHNSRAEREFRVGGSPTPSSTDPLIQVHHVSQVFDQRQNRFGPSSAITAVDDVTLDIRRGERLGIVGESGSGKTTLLKIMAGLTRPTSGDVRVDGRAITNPHDMSRYGQVVFQDPRGSLDPTMTIGDSLAEPLRAQPHPLPRDEQRERIATVLKQVGLDPSAIDRFPHHFSGGQRQRISLARALTTHPHILLADEPVSALDVTVRNRVIALLDELAEDYGLTMVFLSHDLDVVRHICDTVAVMKDGCIVEKGTSDRIYHHPQHEYTKELISAARQPVPPT, encoded by the coding sequence ATGTTCGTGGTCGGGGCCGCCATAGTAAGCCTGGTCGTTCTCGTCGCACTGATATCGCTGATATGGACACCGTATGGGCCCCAAGAGGCTAACCCAGCGTCAGCACTGCAGCCACCGAGTTGGGACCATTGGATGGGAACCGACAGATACGGCCGGGATACGTTATCGCGGATCATGGTTGGATCCCAGATTTCACTCGAAGTGAGCGTTCTCGCGGTTGCGATTGGTGCCGGCGTCGGCGTGCCGCTGGGTATACTTGCCGCGGTTCGCGGAGGGTGGCTCGATTCTTTCATCATGCGGCTGTCGGATTTAGCGCTGGCATTCCCGGCTCTCCTTCTGGCGATCATCGCTGGATCGGTCGTCGGCGTCGGTACGTCGTCGGAAATGGTGGCCATTGGGATTGCGTTTATCCCCAGCTTTGCTCGCGTGTCACGCGCTGGAACCCGCCAAGTACTCAGCCAGGACTATATTTTGTCCGCTCGAAGTGCGGGGATGGGGTGGTTCTCCATTGCGGTGAGGCATATCGTGCGCGGAATTACTGGTCTCATCATTGTCCAGGCGACGGTCTCCGTGGCACTCGCCATTCTGGCCGAGGCGGGTTTGTCCTTCTTGGGACTGGGGACACCGCCGCCGCAGGCTTCATGGGGGCGGATGCTCCAGGACGCTCAGGTTTTCCTCGATTCACATGCGGAGCTTGCCCTCTGGCCAGGGCTCGCTATCGCTCTCACGGTGCTGGGGTTCAATCTTCTCGGCGACGGGCTCCGCGATATCCTCGATCCATTCTCTCACCGGGCAATGTATGACGCCCCCGCCACGAGCGCGACTCGTGAGAAGCCCGAGCGGGGACCGGAAACAGAGGAGCCGTCGTTACACGCAGCAGCGGACGGATCGTCGTCGGCAATTCTGCAGGTGAAAGATCTTTCATTGACCACTCCCCGCTCTGCAGATGATGGCACAGGCGAGCGTCGATTAGTTGACTCCCTCAGCTTCAGTCTCGAGCCCGGTGCCAAACTCGGGCTCATCGGCGAGTCCGGATCAGGGAAGTCGTTAACCGCCCTGGCGATCATGGGGCTTTTACCCGATGATGTGCACCCCTCCGGATCGATCAAGTTAACTGGCGAGGACATCATCGGGGCTACCGATAGCGCCCTCAGTCAGTGTCGAAGCGCGCGTATGTCGATGGTTTTCCAAGAGCCTATGACTGCGCTGAATCCTCTCATGACTGTGGGCAAACAAATCGAGCGCGCATGCCGGGCCGGCACACGACAGGCCGGTCACATGGGACGAAACCACCTTCCGCGTGGAAACAATCGCCGGCAGCGTGAAGCCAGAGTCCGTGACCTTCTTGATTCGGTAGGACTCCCCAAGCGCGCCTACCATTCATATCCGTTTGAGCTTTCCGGGGGCCAACGCCAACGAGTTCTCATCGCGATGGCATTTGCCAATGACCCCGAGCTGCTCATTTGCGATGAGCCGACCACGGCATTGGATGTCACAGTTCAGCGGTCTATTTTGATGCTGATTAACCGACTGGTTCGGGACAACAACACCGCGCTGCTGTTCATCACGCATGATTTAACCGTCGTTGCCAACATGTGTGACAACATCCTGGTCTTGAAAGATGGCGTTCCACGCGAATACGGGACGACAGAGCACATCTTGCAGCGCCCCCGAGACGCATACACAGCGATGCTGGTTCAGAATGCGCACGTTCACGATGTGCGTGACGCGCATAAAGAGCACGTTCACAATTCCCGCGCTGAACGTGAGTTTCGTGTCGGGGGCTCCCCGACGCCATCGTCAACCGATCCTCTCATCCAGGTCCACCATGTAAGCCAGGTATTCGATCAACGTCAGAACCGCTTCGGGCCGTCGTCGGCAATCACTGCTGTCGACGATGTGACATTAGACATCCGCCGGGGCGAACGCCTTGGCATCGTCGGCGAATCTGGATCGGGCAAAACTACCCTGCTGAAGATCATGGCGGGGCTCACCCGACCGACATCCGGCGATGTCCGTGTCGACGGGCGCGCCATTACCAATCCGCACGATATGAGCCGCTATGGGCAGGTTGTCTTCCAGGATCCGCGTGGTTCCTTGGATCCCACCATGACTATCGGTGATTCGCTGGCCGAACCACTCCGCGCGCAACCACATCCCCTCCCCCGAGACGAACAGCGCGAACGCATAGCCACCGTGCTCAAGCAGGTGGGGCTGGATCCGTCGGCAATAGATCGGTTCCCTCATCACTTCAGTGGTGGCCAACGGCAGCGGATTTCACTTGCCCGCGCGCTGACTACCCACCCTCATATTCTTCTTGCCGACGAGCCCGTGTCGGCGTTGGACGTCACCGTGCGGAACCGCGTCATTGCGCTTCTCGATGAGCTGGCCGAAGACTATGGACTGACAATGGTGTTCTTATCGCACGACCTTGACGTTGTACGGCACATTTGTGACACAGTCGCTGTGATGAAGGACGGGTGCATCGTCGAAAAGGGGACGAGCGATCGGATTTATCACCATCCTCAGCATGAGTACACGAAGGAACTTATTAGCGCTGCCCGCCAACCGGTCCCACCGACCTAA
- a CDS encoding ABC transporter substrate-binding protein has product MVGLLTAHTSTTSASKRRKLQHLATVTVTTTVAALSLFLGGCSAGHTAVQTGRVASDDSAVIALTAAPATLDFTKSGGAAITQALIGNVYEGLVRISSQGDIEPQLATSWDLSADRTTYTFHLRKGVHFSNGDEFTADTAKFSIDRVKSDAWTNGLKAGMKPVTRTQAVDKYTLAVALSAPSNGWLWSMGTLIGAQMTPRGVDHLATAPVGTGPFTVDEYKVGRFLTLTANQSYWGQQPATRHVALRYMTDSTATANALRSGDVDAIVGMDAPEMVSSFRGNKRYAVDVGTTTGKVLLTMNNKRAPFNDVRVRRAVMYAINRQAVIDTAWGGFGEDTGGVPAPPTDPWSYRSTEYPYDPDRARQLLSDAGVHDVDITFTVPARAYATNAAELIISELEDVGIHAHIESQEFPAVWLSQTLTQHDYDMSIIEHAEARDIPTLFGNPDYYLGYDDEQTRTLLSAADSAPPDQYAPLMRTAVDRIMNQAGANTIFIYPNIVVRDKDLTGIPTTIAGQGLELAGISRTHHSTARSES; this is encoded by the coding sequence ATGGTCGGACTTCTCACAGCACATACGTCGACAACCTCGGCGTCGAAGCGTCGGAAATTGCAACACCTCGCCACAGTCACGGTAACAACCACGGTGGCGGCCCTCTCACTGTTCCTCGGCGGGTGCAGCGCGGGCCACACCGCGGTCCAAACGGGACGCGTCGCCTCCGACGACTCCGCCGTCATCGCGCTGACGGCAGCCCCCGCCACCCTTGACTTCACAAAATCCGGCGGCGCAGCGATAACGCAGGCGTTGATCGGGAATGTGTACGAAGGCCTGGTCCGAATATCGTCCCAAGGAGATATCGAACCCCAGCTGGCGACGTCGTGGGACCTCTCCGCGGACCGCACCACCTACACCTTTCACCTGCGGAAAGGGGTTCATTTTTCCAACGGCGACGAGTTCACCGCCGACACCGCCAAGTTCAGCATCGACCGAGTGAAGTCGGACGCGTGGACCAACGGACTCAAAGCGGGGATGAAACCGGTGACGCGCACGCAGGCCGTCGATAAATACACGTTGGCCGTCGCGCTCTCCGCGCCCAGTAACGGCTGGCTGTGGTCCATGGGCACGCTCATCGGGGCACAGATGACACCCCGTGGCGTCGATCATTTGGCCACCGCACCCGTCGGGACCGGCCCTTTTACCGTCGACGAGTACAAGGTCGGCCGATTCCTCACCTTGACGGCGAACCAGTCATATTGGGGCCAGCAGCCAGCCACCCGCCATGTGGCGTTGCGCTATATGACAGATTCCACCGCTACAGCGAACGCCCTTCGATCAGGTGACGTCGACGCGATTGTCGGGATGGACGCCCCGGAGATGGTTTCGTCCTTCCGCGGGAACAAACGGTATGCCGTTGACGTCGGGACGACCACTGGCAAAGTGCTGCTGACTATGAACAATAAGCGTGCGCCTTTTAATGACGTCCGCGTGAGGCGAGCAGTGATGTACGCAATTAACCGGCAGGCAGTGATCGATACCGCATGGGGTGGGTTTGGTGAAGATACGGGGGGCGTGCCTGCCCCGCCGACGGATCCATGGTCATATCGCTCCACCGAGTACCCCTATGATCCCGATCGGGCTCGGCAGTTGCTGTCCGACGCTGGTGTCCACGACGTCGATATCACCTTCACTGTGCCGGCTCGCGCCTATGCAACGAACGCTGCAGAACTCATCATTTCTGAGCTAGAAGACGTCGGGATTCACGCTCATATCGAATCGCAGGAATTCCCCGCCGTATGGTTGTCTCAAACTCTTACCCAACATGACTACGACATGTCTATCATTGAGCACGCTGAGGCCCGGGACATTCCCACATTGTTCGGAAACCCGGACTACTACCTCGGTTACGACGACGAGCAAACACGCACACTCTTGTCCGCTGCGGATTCCGCTCCCCCTGATCAGTACGCACCTCTCATGCGCACAGCGGTTGATCGGATCATGAATCAAGCAGGTGCTAACACGATATTCATCTATCCCAACATCGTTGTGCGAGATAAAGACCTCACCGGCATCCCCACGACTATTGCCGGACAAGGGCTTGAACTCGCTGGTATCAGTCGCACCCATCACTCAACTGCACGGAGCGAATCATGA